In Vigna angularis cultivar LongXiaoDou No.4 chromosome 8, ASM1680809v1, whole genome shotgun sequence, the DNA window atgtggtaagcttagatagcggttcatcctgatattccgtgagtgctcgttctcaagtagagaggagtatgtcatctgtgggaatggcaggaggtcttagtccataactgtaacttggacagaacggactaacctcaggtggcgaCTGATGAGTATTCCAGTTATTCCACCTGTGTGCACGaacgccttagctacacagaattcatacagtccggacagtctgTCTAGTACCAGAAATTTGATTGAGTTAATGAATGAATTGATTTAAGGATATGTTGTGAATTAAGTGATTTGGTTGATATgttatgaaatgttgatttacttaaattaaattcaataagcttacccttcgttttccattgtgttgtctgtatttgtacgttcgtcttgtccttgcaatgatcatccgtgtggatgtgagcagagggagatgcaTCTCTGGAAGAAGCGCTTGAAGAAGGAATTCTGGCTGAAGAGAATTTAGTGGAGATTGAAGTGAAAGCCGAACAGTAGAATGTTCGGTTGTTTTAGTCTAGTTAGTATAGTGAAAGCgagtttcctccaacaccatcctGCAAAATTCAGTGGAAAATGCCTTCCTGATGAGGCGGACCAGTGGCTGAGGGATATGGAGCGTATTTACAATGCTAAGAGGTGTTCGGATGACAACCGGTTAGCCTTTACAGAATACTTGTTGACCGGCGAAGCTAGCCACTGGTGGACGAGCATGAAAGCTATTTTAACGGACGCTCAGAGTCCCATCACTTGGGCGGTTTTCAGAAATAAGTTCTATGAGGAGTACTTTCCAGACAGCGTTCGTTACGCTAAGGAAGTTGAGTTCCTTCAACTGGTGCAAGGAGCAAGGTCTGTGTCGGAGTATACCAACACGTTCAAACACCTGTTGAGGTTCAATACCATGGCGACCAGTGAGGAATGGCAGTGCAGAAAGTTTGAAAATGGGCTGAGGAGTGATCTAAAGGTGTTAATCTCCAGCCTATGTATTCGGTCATTCCCTGCAATGGTTGAGAGGGAAAAAGTATTGGAGAAGAACATGGTTGAAGCCGAACAACAGAAGAAACAACAGGCATCACGGGGATCAATTCTGTCGAGAAAAAATTTGAATAGGAACAGGACGCCGTACGCCCATCCAGCTCAGTCTAGTGGCTCTCAAGCTTTAGTGGTTGCTGGACAATCAGGACAACAGGGAACGGTCAAATGTTTTCAATGTGGGGGACCTCATTTTAGATCCATATGCCCTCAGTTGGTCGGAGGAAAATATTGTACCCGGTGTAGAAGGAATGGCCATCTGGAGAACGAATGTAATATGAGCGGACGTGCTGTTATGAGGCCACCGAACGCTGGAAGGATCCAGCAAGGGAGAGGTGGGCGAGCCCAAGCTGTTGGGCGTGTGTATGCAATTACGGGGGCGGAAGCAGCAAACTCAGGTACACTTATCACCAGCACGTGCTTGTTATATGGAATGCAATGTTGTATGTTGTTTGActcgggggcaacacactccttcatctcgaaggcgtgcatTGAGAAATTGGGGTTAACGGAGAGTGAAATGCAGTttgacttggtggtgtcaaccccagctgctggtgaggttaggacgtctaccATGTGCgttagatgtcctattgaggtaGAAGGGCGTAGATACAAGGTGAACCTCATATGTTTGCCTCTCAAAGACTTAGAAgtaattttaggaatggattggctgaCTACCAATCACATTCTCCTAGACTGCGGCGCCAAAGAATTGATCTTTTcggaagatgatgaagaagactTGGGTGTGACACTCGGCCAGTTAAAAGAAGATATTATGGAAGGCGCGAGTTGTTTTCTAATTATGACACACGAAGACAGGGAGGCTGGAACTATAAGTTTTGAACAATCGTCCAACAACAGGCACAGTAGAGGACGATCGTTGTAGACGAATTCCCGGACGTCTTTCCGGATGAAGTGCCAGGACTGCCTCCCGTTCGTGAAGTGGAATTCACGATTGATTTGGTAACTACAGCAGCGCTTATCTCCGTTCAACCTTATAGAATGACACCAGCTGAGTTGGCCGAACTCAAACAGCAAATTGAAGATTTGATGGACAAGAGATTTATTAGATCGAGCGtctcaccttggggagcgcctgcgttgttggtgaagaagaaggatggcagctctcggctctgcattgattacaggcaactgaataagctgaccatcaagaacaaatatccCCTACCTCGGATCGACGACTTCTTGGACCAATTGCATGGTGCGAGCGTATTCTCTAAGATAGATTTGAGATCGGGCTACCATCAGATTCGAGTTAAAGAAGAAGACATTCAGAAGACGGCCTTTAGATCTCGGTACGGACATTATGAGTACGTGGTGATGCCGTTCGGTGTGACGAACGCTCCAGCAGtttttatggactacatgaatcgCATTTTCAGGCCGTATTTGGATAAGTTCGTGGTAGTGTTCATTGATGACATTCTCATATACTCCAAGAGCTGTGAAGAGCATGAAGAGCACTTGAGGTTGGTACTTGGAGTTTTGAAGGAAAAAGAACTGTACGCTAAGTTGTCCAAGTGCGAATTCTGGATGAAAGAAGTACAGTTCTTAGGTCATGTGGTATCTGCTGGTGGAATTTCAGTAGATCCTGCCAAGGTGCGAGCGGTACTGGATTGGGAGAGTCCACGTTCGGTCACGGAAGTAAGGAGTTTTGTGGGACTCGCGGGCTACTACAGGCGTTTCATAGAaggattttctaagatagtGGCCCCGTTAATGCAGCTGACTAGGAAAGACcacccgttcgcttggaccgatcggtgtgaatcCAGCTTCCAAGAATTAAAACAGAAGCTGACAAGCGCTCCAGTTTTAGTAATTCCGGaatttacatgaaagtttcgtaactacatcattccccaacaaattgaaattagttctccatagtcatggagaacttgagcttacaatggagaaaaatggaagaatggggatccaaggaggaagaATGGAGAGTTcccactgcccaaaaccagctccctGAGGTCCAaaaatggtgttccaagcttCAGCCGCCAAGAAGATCCCCACCTTCAGGTTCATAATGCTTTAAATAGAACTAGGGTTCCAGGTCAGCATaggtcgcgcccggcgcccctctgtcgcgcccaggcgcgagactctctggaaagtcacgcccgggcgccccatttctcacgcccgggcgtgaaactctctggaactcgcgaaaagtcgcgcccggcgcccctctGTCGCGTCCGGGCGCGGACCATCTGGATTTGGACGAAGCGTCCCATGATTTCTGGGCGAACGTCCTCTCTTTATCcacaggacgagcgtcctcttctacCGGACGAGCGTTCACTGCGCTTACTCTCCGGACGAGCTGGCTGgatccacttctgcctggctggacgagcgtcctcttctctggcctggacgagcgtcctaaatcttggacgagcgtcctcttataCCTCTGGATGAGCGTCCTCTAActctctctggacgagcgtcctcttagccctctggacgagcgtcctctctgctacttggacgagcgtcctctctgctagctggacgaacgtccaattctctcttcgctggacgagcgtcctcttctgcgtTCTGGACGAGCGTTGGGCGCCCCTTttgtcacgcccgggcgcgagatgCTTTCCTTACTCCTTTAGCCTTCTGCTTTTGAATCTTTTCCTTGGTTCCCACTCTTAGTAGTTAAGTACTTCTCTAATACACACAAATTTcctacaaatttgaggaattaaCGATGAAAACTTATATGTAAAGCGAACACTAAACTTATTCACAAACTTAGATAGaaagggaggattaaacatgtttcaagcttaaaaagggtAAATTTGGTACGAAAATTGcttcaaagataatggtaaacATTACCGTTATCAATGGTACGTGAGTTGAGCTTAGTGGAGAGTTTTAGAGACCTAAGGTTACAGTTCAATTTAGAACCGAACAGCATCAAATGCTGTAACCTTAGGATAGCAAGTAGTGTATTTGACCGTATCAGAATGAAGCAGTTAGAAGATGAAGAATTGGTGAAGATAAGAGGCGCGCTCGGCACAGATCAAGCAAAGGAATTTAACGCTGGAATGGACGGCCTATTACGTTATATGGGTAGGACGTGCATTCCAAATGATGGAGATCTGAAGAGAATAATATTGGAAGAAGGgcatcacagccgtcttagcatgcatcctggcatgactaagatgtatcaggATCTTAAGAAAACATTCTGGTGGCCAGggatgaagagtgatgtcgcacgttttgtggcatcatgcCTAACTTGTCAGCGTGCAAAAGCTGAGTACCAAAGACCGAGCGGCCTATTGCAACCTTTGGAAATTcctgaatggaagtgggacaacatttcaatggacttcgtgactcactTACCTTGCACGGTCAAGAATCATGATTCCATTTGGGTGATAGTGGATCGTCTAACGAAGAGTGCTCACTTCCTAGCGGttaacttgaagatgtcaatgactAACTTGGCAAAGCTTTACATcaaggagatcgttcgtctacatggagtGCCGTCCAGCATTATCTttgaccgagacacgagattcacctctcggttttggcaatcccTGCAAAGCGAACTGGGCAGCAAACTTCAAATGAGTTCAGCGTAccatcctcagacggacggACAATCTGAGAGAACCATCCAGACGCTCGAAGATTTATTAAGGACGTGCGTGCTCGATCACATGGGCATTTGGGATGAAGTGTTGCCGTTAgtggagttcacctacaacaacagcttcCAGTCCAGCATTGGAATGGCTCCCTTCGAAGCTTTTTACGGATGTAAGTGCCGCACGCCCCTTTGCTGGTTTCAGGAAGGAGAGAACATATTGACTGGACCAGAGCTCGTTCAACAAACGACTGAAAAGGTGAAGTTAATTCAAGAGAGGCTGAAGACGTCTAGGAGCAGACAGAAGTCATACGcagacaagagaagaaggtCGTTAGAGTTCAAAGCTGGCGATCACATATTCCTTAGACTGAACCCAACCACTGGAGTAGGCAGAGCGATGCGATCCAAGAAATTATCTCCCAAGTTCGTGGGGCCGTATCAGATCATAAGGAAGATTGGACCAGTAGCATACGAGCTAGCCTTGCCTCCTCAATTGTCCAACCTTCATCCGGTGTTCCATGTTTCCCAACTCCGCAAATACATAGCAGATCCCTCGCACATATTGGAGTtagaggacgttcgtcttcatcaagaccgaacgttcgaGATGAAGCCAGTTCGCGTTGAAGATGTTCGCACCAAGTTATACAAGGGAAAGGACGTTCGGTTGGTGAAAGTTGTATGGGACGAAAAGACGGGCGACACTACATGGGAAGTAGAGGATGCCATGAAGGAATTATACCCTCATCTATTCCCTGGTAAgacttaattttcgaggacgaaaatttttgtagttagggggattGTCACGTCTCATTTAATATTGTGCTGAGTCACCAAGttgcttccataaatgcacccacgccacacgttcagtgcattaaaaatccACTACCGATCCATGCATGCACGCCACTTGTCAAATTGGAAACTTCTGAAATCAGTAGTAGGGTGCAGGTGTCGACAGGGGAGTCGTTCGTTTGTTTGAAAGTGGAATCTGAACAAAAGtgattttttctgaaaaaatcTCCCACTCTCCTGCGcgcaccttctccccttcctAAACTCAGACctccatttctcctccttctctctagaatcctctcccttctctcttATGCAACTTACcattctcttctccgatcacgtttcagaaccgtagaaacgttcgCTGCACCGTGAGCTTCATCTTGGACCGAAAACTTCCAATTCTGTAACCGGTAAGTTTCCCAACCTAGACGCTCGTTTCTGGATTTCCTGCAAACCCAGATTCAGCTGCATGCAAGGGTGTAAACTAAGTTCCTTCGTTTTCTTTTGGTTAATTTTTAGTTGAAGAGTTTAAGAGAAAAGTTGAGAATAGAAATCCACATTTGGACGAGTCAAAATTCTTAGACGTTTACGTCACgcatccgggtaagggaagcttattcaatttaattcgtatgACTGTATTGTACTGCATGAACGTGTTGTGTGTGGAATGAAGTATGATCtgtattaattgatttttggtatatgattatgattatgatttgaTGCATGAGAAGTATGAAATGAACTATGATTTAAGTATTTGAAAGTATGAAAATTATGCTGAAAAATGAGTAAATTGGAATTGAATCTGAGAAGATAAATTTCCTATGATATAGTACGATCGTAattgaacggtctttgaccgttcggtattgtTATTAAACTCTCTTTGAAAAATgagttctttcatttggaaagaatactcGTTGGGGACGAACCGCCTCTTATATTAGTTCtccgtttgagcgttcggctaaACGTAGATATCCTGAGTGATGTGTGAGAAAGTGAGAAGCCCGAAAATATACATTCTGATGCTTAGTCAATTTGTTAAAAACATAACTTGAAACATCTCATCTTATATGAATTCCAATTTCTATGATTATTGAATCAGCGAAGGGTCTCGACCCAAAAGcgtacgtcctaagtggcgctcggtcttataccgaacgctcgtcctaaagcGTACGttataagtagcgctcggtcttataccgaacgctcgttcttttCGTAACTACCATCGAGTAGAAATAACGTTCATCCTGAAATTtcatagcgttcgtccaaaaagttaaatagcgttcgtccaaccGATTTagtaacgttcgtccaagacttcagtgacgttcgtccaaaacttcATTAAGTACCtattaccgcgttcggtcattgactggcagtttGTCTCCTGAATTAAATCGCGCTCGGTTTATTTAACTAAACAACTTGTGGTGTATCTATCCATTGGATTCGACCTAGAGTTATTGAACttaaatttttctaagtattattcaGATTCTTCTAGAATCAGTTCATTGAACTGATTTAAGTAGTCATAACGTCCGTCAGCGGATAGGtgttcatttctttttgttcagAAACGAGGATTCCTCTGTATcttaaatgaaatattgaaagtggaatttgaacgagcgttcgaGGGA includes these proteins:
- the LOC108344210 gene encoding uncharacterized protein LOC108344210 — its product is MFGCFSLVSIVKASFLQHHPAKFSGKCLPDEADQWLRDMERIYNAKRCSDDNRLAFTEYLLTGEASHWWTSMKAILTDAQSPITWAVFRNKFYEEYFPDSVRYAKEVEFLQLVQGARSVSEYTNTFKHLLRFNTMATSEEWQCRKFENGLRSDLKVLISSLCIRSFPAMVEREKVLEKNMVEAEQQKKQQASRGSILSRKNLNRNRTPYAHPAQSSGSQALVVAGQSGQQGTVKCFQCGGPHFRSICPQLVGGKYCTRCRRNGHLENECNMSGRAVMRPPNAGRIQQGRGGRAQAVGRVYAITGAEAANSGTLITSTCLLYGMQCCMLFDSGATHSFISKACIEKLGLTESEMQFDLVVSTPAAGEVRTSTMCVRCPIEVEGRRYKVNLICLPLKDLEVILGMDWLTTNHILLDCGAKELIFSEDDEEDLGVTLGQLKEDIMEGASCFLIMTHEDREAGTISFEQSSNNRHSRGRSL